One window of the Cryptomeria japonica chromosome 7, Sugi_1.0, whole genome shotgun sequence genome contains the following:
- the LOC131035309 gene encoding 3-ketoacyl-CoA synthase 11 gives MEQKEGGNVAGMEPKKPDQSAVSIKPGQKLPDFLQSVKLKYVKLGYHYVITHAMYLLLCPIVILVAAELGTLKPEDLYELWQHLRFNLVSVILCSTLLVFVTTLYFMTRPRPVFLVDFACYKPDDERKCTRELFMNCSKMTGTFSESSLDFQRKILERSGLGEETYLPEAVLRIPPNPCMAEARKEAEMVMFGAIDELFAKTGVKPKDIGILIVNCSLFNPTPSLSAMIINHYKLRGNILSYNLGGMGCSAGLISIDLAKDLLQVHRNSYAIVVSMENITLNWYFGNDRSKLVSNCIFRMGGAAILLSNKRSEKRRAKYELVHTVRTNKGSDDKCFQCVFQEEDDTGSVGVSLSKELMEVAGDALKTNITTLGPLVLPMSEQILFFATLVGRKFLKMKVKPYIPDFKLAFEHFCIHAGGRAVLDELEKNLQLSEWHMEPSRMTLFRFGNTSSSSLWYELAYTEAKGRIRKGDRAWQIAFGSGFKCNSAVWRALRAVNPSSERNPWTQIIDQFPVDVPRVSTI, from the coding sequence ATGGAACAGAAGGAGGGAGGAAATGTTGCAGGAATGGAGCCCAAGAAGCCGGACCAGTCAGCGGTATCAATTAAACCAGGTCAAAAACTTCCAGATTTTCTTCAATCCGTGAAGCTTAAGTATGTCAAATTAGGATACCACTATGTGATAACCCATGCAATGTATCTCTTATTATGTCCCATTGTTATTCTTGTTGCTGCTGAATTGGGCACGCTCAAGCCAGAAGATCTGTATGAGTTATGGCAGCATCTTCGCTTTAATCTTGTCAGTGTAATCCTCTGTTCAACATTGTTAGTTTTTGTGACCACGCTGTACTTTATGACAAGGCCAAGGCCAGTTTTCCTTGTGGATTTTGCATGTTATAAGCCAGATGATGAGAGGAAATGTACTAGAGAATTGTTCATGAATTGCTCTAAAATGACTGGTACATTTTCTGAGTCAAGTTTAGATTTCCAAAGGAAGATCCTTGAGCGTTCAGGTCTAGGGGAGGAGACTTACTTGCCTGAAGCAGTGCTTAGGATTCCCCCAAATCCATGCATGGCAGAGGCTAGGAAAGAGGCAGAGATGGTTATGTTTGGTGCCATTGATGAGCTTTTTGCAAAAACAGGTGTCAAGCCGAAGGATATTGGGATACTTATTGTGAACTGTAGCCTTTTCAATCCCACTCCTTCCCTGTCTGCAATGATAATAAATCACTACAAATTGAGGGGAAATATATTAAGTTACAATCTAGGAGGAATGGGTTGTAGTGCAGGCCTGATATCTATCGATCTGGCCAAGGATTTACTTCAAGTTCATAGGAATTCTTATGCAATTGTCGTTAGCATGGAAAACATTACATTGAACTGGTATTTTGGCAACGACAGATCCAAGCTTGTATCCAATTGCATTTTTAGGATGGGGGGTGCTGCCATTTTGCTGTCCAACAAGAGATCAGAGAAGAGGAGGGCAAAATATGAGCTTGTGCATACCGTTAGGACTAACAAAGGTTCTGATGATAAATGCTTTCAATGTGTTTTCCAAGAGGAGGATGATACGGGAAGTGTGGGGGTTTCATTATCCAAAGAGCTCATGGAAGTCGCAGGAGATGCGTTGAAGACTAACATAACAACTCTGGGTCCTTTGGTTCTCCCAATGTCAGAGCAAATTTTGTTCTTTGCAACTTTGGTGGGTAGGAAGTTTTTGAAGATGAAGGTAAAGCCCTACATTCCAGATTTCAAGCTTGCATTTGAGCATTTCTGCATACATGCTGGCGGAAGGGCAGTTTTGGATGAATTGGAGAAGAATTTGCAGCTTTCAGAATGGCATATGGAGCCATCGAGAATGACCCTTTTCCGATTTGGTAATACATCTAGCAGCTCATTGTGGTATGAGTTGGCATACACCGAAGCCAAAGGAAGGATCAGGAAGGGAGACAGAGCTTGGCAAATTGCCTTTGGGTCTGGATTCAAGTGCAACAGTGCTGTCTGGAGGGCTCTTAGAGCTGTCAATCCTAGTTCCGAGAGGAATCCGTGGACTCAAATTATTGATCAGTTCCCTGTTGATGTTCCTAGAGTTTCAaccatatga